In Streptomyces violaceusniger Tu 4113, one DNA window encodes the following:
- a CDS encoding GTP-binding protein: MHSRISDDTVSMALPGSTGHAPLRESASNGLKIVIVGGFGVGKTTMVRSVSEIRPLSTEETMTQAGVGIDDASFVRHKTTTTVAFDFGRISLDEQMVLYLFGAPGQERFWFLWDRLFSGTLGAVVLVDTNRLSDSWYALDRLEHHGTPFIVARNNFTEPQHSLEEVREALDLPPEVPMIDCDARKRDSSKAVLVALARYLYSLSTNGAAGESTA, from the coding sequence TTGCACTCCAGAATCTCTGACGACACCGTCAGCATGGCACTCCCCGGCAGCACCGGACACGCTCCGCTGCGGGAGAGCGCGAGCAACGGTCTCAAGATCGTGATCGTGGGCGGGTTCGGCGTCGGCAAGACGACGATGGTGCGGTCGGTCAGCGAGATCCGCCCGCTGAGCACCGAGGAGACGATGACGCAGGCGGGCGTCGGCATCGACGACGCCTCGTTCGTACGGCACAAGACCACCACCACGGTGGCCTTCGACTTCGGCCGGATCAGCCTGGACGAGCAGATGGTGCTCTATCTGTTCGGCGCCCCGGGCCAGGAGCGGTTCTGGTTCCTGTGGGACCGGCTCTTCTCCGGGACCCTGGGCGCGGTCGTCCTGGTGGACACCAATCGGCTGTCCGACTCCTGGTACGCCCTGGACCGGCTGGAGCACCACGGCACGCCGTTCATCGTGGCCCGCAACAACTTCACCGAGCCGCAGCACTCGCTGGAGGAGGTGCGGGAGGCCCTCGACCTCCCGCCCGAGGTGCCGATGATCGACTGCGACGCCCGTAAGCGCGACTCCAGCAAGGCCGTACTGGTCGCGCTCGCCCGCTACCTCTACTCCCTCTCCACCAACGGCGCCGCCGGGGAGAGCACCGCGTGA
- a CDS encoding DUF742 domain-containing protein, whose amino-acid sequence MIRGPLDKEGPDRLYTVTGGRSRADESRFDMVTLIVSESDPTPGMQSEHVRILRMCRRPLSVVEISSYLELPVSVVKILLCDLLDTGRITARHPQAAARPGGRLPGPETLKKVLVALQNL is encoded by the coding sequence ATGATCCGAGGGCCGCTGGACAAGGAGGGGCCGGACCGGCTGTACACCGTCACCGGCGGCCGCAGCCGGGCGGACGAGAGCCGGTTCGACATGGTCACGCTGATCGTCAGCGAAAGCGACCCCACCCCCGGGATGCAGTCCGAGCACGTCCGGATCCTGCGGATGTGCCGCCGCCCCCTGTCGGTCGTGGAGATCTCCTCGTATCTGGAACTGCCCGTCAGCGTGGTCAAGATCCTGCTGTGCGATCTGCTGGACACCGGCCGGATCACCGCGCGCCATCCGCAGGCGGCGGCCCGTCCCGGTGGCCGGCTGCCCGGGCCCGAAACCCTGAAGAAGGTGCTCGTTGCACTCCAGAATCTCTGA
- a CDS encoding cytochrome P450 yields MTTPDPTSPFEDLSEDLPEDLSEDSPEDLAEDPPEPVFRSAPAPPDGVVPTGSLPLDYQRFRDEPLDLYRELRRDHGPVVPVLLDGKIPVWAVLGYREVVRVTTDPRLFARDSRRWHSWHLVPPDWELMTFVGYRPTMLFSEGAEHQRRAEAIWDGLASVDQFELRTQCERVADRLIDTFAGSGRADLVAEYASQIPLRVVTRLYGLDDTESAAIQDDALHLTGPEGPLALRNMQTRTEALIKRVRENPGQVNVAAHLVAHPAGLTDDEIVNDLLGSVYAVQQPTSDLIGNALRLMLTDERFAITLSGGRRSVGQALNEVLWEDTPVPFWIGRWAAEDTMLGGRRIRKGDCLMLGLAAANADPDVRPDFHSGAGGSQAHMAFSHGKHGCPSAAREIAEVIAGAAVEVLLDRLPDVTLSVAPDDLEWRVTLMMRGVAALPVRFTPAHLD; encoded by the coding sequence GTGACCACGCCCGACCCCACGTCCCCGTTCGAGGACCTGTCGGAGGACCTGCCCGAGGATTTGTCGGAGGACTCGCCCGAGGACCTGGCCGAGGACCCGCCCGAGCCCGTCTTCCGGTCCGCCCCCGCGCCGCCCGACGGGGTGGTGCCCACCGGGTCGCTGCCGCTGGACTACCAGCGGTTCCGGGACGAACCGCTGGACCTCTACCGGGAGTTGCGCCGGGACCACGGCCCGGTCGTGCCCGTCCTGCTGGACGGCAAGATCCCCGTCTGGGCGGTGCTCGGCTACCGCGAGGTGGTCCGGGTCACCACCGATCCCCGGCTGTTCGCCCGCGACTCCCGCCGCTGGCACTCCTGGCATCTGGTGCCGCCCGACTGGGAGTTGATGACCTTCGTCGGCTACCGCCCGACCATGCTCTTCAGCGAGGGCGCCGAGCACCAGCGGCGGGCCGAGGCGATCTGGGACGGTCTGGCATCGGTGGACCAGTTCGAACTGCGCACGCAGTGCGAGCGCGTCGCCGACCGGCTGATCGACACCTTCGCGGGCAGCGGCCGGGCCGATCTGGTGGCGGAGTACGCCAGCCAGATCCCGCTGCGCGTGGTGACCCGGCTGTACGGTCTGGACGACACCGAATCCGCCGCCATCCAGGACGACGCGCTCCACCTCACCGGACCCGAAGGCCCCCTCGCGCTGCGGAACATGCAGACCAGGACGGAGGCGCTGATCAAGCGCGTCCGGGAGAACCCCGGCCAGGTCAACGTCGCCGCCCATCTGGTGGCCCACCCCGCCGGGCTCACCGACGACGAGATCGTCAACGACCTGCTCGGCAGCGTCTACGCCGTCCAGCAGCCCACCAGCGACCTGATCGGCAACGCCCTCCGGCTGATGCTGACGGACGAACGGTTCGCCATCACCCTCTCCGGCGGCCGGCGCAGCGTCGGCCAGGCGCTCAACGAGGTGCTGTGGGAGGACACCCCGGTCCCGTTCTGGATCGGCCGCTGGGCCGCCGAGGACACCATGCTCGGCGGACGCCGCATCAGGAAGGGCGACTGTCTGATGCTGGGCCTCGCCGCGGCCAACGCCGACCCCGACGTACGCCCGGACTTCCACTCCGGCGCGGGCGGCAGCCAGGCCCATATGGCCTTCAGCCACGGCAAGCACGGCTGCCCCTCGGCCGCCCGTGAGATCGCCGAGGTCATCGCCGGCGCCGCGGTCGAGGTCCTGCTCGACCGCCTCCCGGACGTCACCCTGTCCGTCGCCCCGGACGACCTCGAATGGCGGGTCACGCTGATGATGCGCGGCGTGGCCGCCCTCCCGGTCCGGTTCACCCCGGCCCACCTGGACTGA
- a CDS encoding roadblock/LC7 domain-containing protein, translating into MNTTDRSLDWLLENLLEKTPGSRHALVLSRDGLKLCLSSGLSVDQADQLAAIASGIQSLAHGASIEFGDGSGGVRQSMTEFHGGILFIVEAGEGAHLAVVAHDEADVGIIGHNMNELVEQIGDHLRAAPRVAAGDSDTGGGATA; encoded by the coding sequence ATGAACACCACCGACCGCAGCTTGGACTGGCTGTTGGAGAACCTGCTGGAGAAGACCCCGGGGTCGCGCCACGCGCTGGTGCTGTCGCGGGACGGGCTCAAACTGTGCCTCTCCTCCGGGTTGTCCGTGGACCAGGCCGATCAGCTGGCGGCCATCGCGTCGGGCATCCAGAGCCTCGCCCATGGCGCGTCCATCGAGTTCGGCGACGGCAGCGGCGGCGTACGGCAGTCGATGACGGAGTTCCACGGGGGAATTCTGTTCATCGTCGAGGCCGGCGAAGGCGCCCATCTCGCCGTGGTGGCCCATGACGAGGCCGATGTCGGCATCATCGGCCACAACATGAACGAGCTGGTCGAGCAGATCGGCGACCATCTGCGAGCCGCCCCGAGGGTGGCCGCGGGCGACAGCGACACCGGCGGCGGGGCGACGGCATGA